The sequence below is a genomic window from Anaerocolumna chitinilytica.
TTGGTACAGATAAGACCAGCCTTTGGAGGTAATATTATGGCGCAGATATTAACGCCGAATCACAGGCCTCAGATGGCTACGGTACGTTATAAGGTTATGAACGCACCGACCAGAAAAGATTCTGCTGGGGGAGAGATTATTTCATGTGATATTGATTCGAATGAACTCACAAGTAAGGTTACTGTTCTGGATATCATTGAGAAAGAAAAGGAACAGTTTATAGAAGCATCGGAAGTTCTTGTGGTAGCAGGCAGGGGGATAAAAAAAGAAGAAGATTTGGCTATGATAAAAGAACTTGCTGACCTTTTAGGAGGGCAGATAGCCTGTACAAGACCGGTTATGGAGGCCGGATGGCTGGAAGCTAAACGTCAGGTAGGCTTAAGCGGACGTACAGTAAGACCAAGACTTATAATAACCTGTGGGGTATCCGGTTCTGTACAGTTTACAGCAGGTATGAATAACTCCGAACAGATAATTGCTATTAATAAGGATGAGAATGCACCTATCTTTAAGACTGCACATTATTGTTTGGTAGGCGATTTATATGATATAATACCGGATTTAATTAGTAAGATAAAGGAAAGCCGGTCGGTAAGTGCCTAGATTCTCTTTTTTTAGAAGGAACTTTGTTATAGGATTAGTGTGCATTGAAGCCTTTAGTGCTAAGCAGCAGGAATGGAGGAAGAGTGAAAGATAAATC
It includes:
- a CDS encoding electron transfer flavoprotein subunit alpha translates to MAKLIINQEKVGNIQELIRICPFGALEEKDNKLQINAACKMCKLCVKKGPQGAIEYIEETVETVDKENWKGIAVYVDHMDGVIHPVTYELIGKAKELAEKINHPVYAVMIGHGIGAQCEELLHYEVDKVYVYDREELERFKMEPYTRVFEDFVGKIKPTAILMGATTVGRQLAPRLAARLKTGLTADCTILDINENTDLVQIRPAFGGNIMAQILTPNHRPQMATVRYKVMNAPTRKDSAGGEIISCDIDSNELTSKVTVLDIIEKEKEQFIEASEVLVVAGRGIKKEEDLAMIKELADLLGGQIACTRPVMEAGWLEAKRQVGLSGRTVRPRLIITCGVSGSVQFTAGMNNSEQIIAINKDENAPIFKTAHYCLVGDLYDIIPDLISKIKESRSVSA